The following DNA comes from Gammaproteobacteria bacterium.
GGTCGCGGTGTTCGTGCCGATCTCGTTCCTGTCCGGCATCACCGGCCAGTTCTACCGCCAGTTCGCCGTCACGATCGCCATCTCGACCGTGATCTCCGCGATCAACTCGCTGACGCTGTCGCCGGCGCTCGCCGCCGTGCTGCTCAAGCCGCGCGGCGCGCCGCCCGACCTGCCGACGCGCGTCATCGACCGCCTGTTCGGCTGGCTGTTCCGACCGTTCAACCACGCCTTCCGCGGCGCCGCCCACTTCTATGCCGAGAGCGGGCGGCCGGCGCTGCGACGCGCGCCGCTGATGCTGGCGGTGTACGCGATCCTGATCGGCGCGACGGTGGTGATGTTCCGCACCGTGCCCGGCGGTTTCATCCCGACGCAGGACAAGCTCTACCTGATCGGCGGGGTGCAGCTTCCCGCCGGTTCCTCCCTCGACCGCACCGAGGTCGTGGTGCGCAAGATGAGCGAACTCGCCCTCGGCACCGATGGAGTCAAGGACGCGGTCGCCTTCCCTGGCCTCAACCCGATGCAGTTCAACAACACGCCGAACTCCGGCACGATCTTCTTCGGCCTCGACGGTTTCGACGCGCGCACGCGGCCCGCGCCGGAGATCGTCGGCGAGCTGATGGGCAAGTTCTCCGGTATCCAGGAGGCCTTCGCCTTCGCCATCATGCCGCCGCCGATCCTCGGTATCGGCACCGGCTCCGGCTATTCGCTTTACGTGCAGGATCGCGCCGGCGTCGGCTACGGCGAGCTGCAGAACGCCGTCAACGGCTTTGCCGGCGCGCTGTCGCAGGTACCCGGCATGGGCTTCCCGTTCACCTCCTACCAGTCCAACGTGCCGCAGCTCACCGCCGAGATCGACCGCGTCAAGGCGAAGGCGCAGGGCCTGGCGCTGACCGACGTGTTCGAGACGCTGCAGATCTATCTCGGTTCATCCTATGTCAACGACTTCAACCGCTTCGGCCGCACCTACCAGGTGTACGCGCAGGCGGACGCGCCGTACCGCGACCAGGCCGAGGACATCACCGCGCTGCGCACGCGCAACCTGAACGGCGAGATGGTGCCGATCGGCAGCGTGGTGACGGTGAGCCAGACCTACGGGCCGGACCCGGTGATCCGCTACAACGGTTACCCGGCCGCCGATCTGTTCGGCGAATCCGACCCGCGCGTGATGTCCTCGCAGCAGGCCATCTCCACCATCGCCGGGATGGCGCCGCGGGTGCTGCCCGCCGGCATGGGCTTCGAGTGGACCGACCTCAGCTTCCAGCAGGTGACGCAGGGCAATGCCGCGCTGGTGGTGTTCCCGCTGTCGGTGCTGCTCGTGTTCCTGGTGCTGGCCTCGCTCTACGAGAGCTGGACGCTGCCGCTGGCGGTGATCCTGATCGTGCCGATGTGCCTGCTGTTCGCGCTGTGCGGCATCTGGCTCACCGGCGGCGACAACAACATCTTCGTGCAGATCGGCATGGCCGTGCTGATGGGGCTGGCGTGCAAGAACGCGATCCTGATCGTCGAGTTCGCGCGCGAACTGGAGCTCGAGGGCAAGGGCGTGGTGGAGGCGGCGATCGAGGCCTGCCGCCTGCGTATGCGCCCGATCGTGATGACCTCCACCGCCTTCATCGCCGGCGTCATCCCGATGGTATTCTCCAGCGGCGCCGGTTCCGAGGTGCGCGAGGTCATGGGCATCACGGTGTTCTCCGGCATGATCGGCGTGACGCTGTTCGGGCTGTTCCTGACGCCGGTGTTCTATGTCGTCCTGCGGAAGCTGGTGTTGCGGAGACAGCAGAAACGGGAAAACGCCGCCTAGCGCGGCCTGCCCGCCGGCACGAGCCGTGCCGGCGGGCAGGATTTTTTATTTGCCGGCAGGCCTTTCGATCTGTACCGCGTGGATCTTCATCGCGCCGCCTTCCTTGACGAACTTCGACGCGTAGATGGTGACCGTCATGTCGTGCACGAAGGCCTCGCGCAGGGTCGTGGCAATCTCCGTGTTGACGACCGGGTCCTCGTGCAGTGACAGGGTGAAGATCTTCTCGCCGGTGGTGTCGAGGGTAATGAACACCTCGTTGTTAGTGATGTCCTCGTTCTTGCCGAACTTGTAGTCCTTGATCTGGCTCCGGTACAGCGTGATCTTGCCCGTATTCATATCCGAATGCGTGTCGGGCAGATGGAGCGAGGACGGCGCGTCGGCCAGCGCGGTGAGCGCGAAGGCGAGTCCGGCGCTCAGCAGGGAGCTTTTTACGATGGTATTCATGGCGGTCATCCTCCTTATGCGGTTAGATACATCATGGGTAACCGAAGCATTCTCACGCATGGTCGCACGCGCGGATTAATCGGGGCTTAACGACTGGCGCCGGTGTGCTCGCCCCGCCGCGCCACACCGGACCACACCGGATCATAGCACAGCGGTCGCCCGCGGCTCCACCCCGCCGATCAACTCCCTGATACTTCTTGAAGTGTGCTCGCGCGCGGGACGAGCGGCGGCGCGGAATTCCGCGGCGTCAGTCGGCGTCGACGAGCTGGGAAACGATGCTGAGCGAATCGTTGGAACTGACCCAGGTCTTCATGGTCAGGGTCTCCAGCGCCTGGGTCTGTTCGTACTGCGTGTCCACCGTGAAGATGTAGAACTTGCCGCTGTAGACGGTGTTCTGCTCCTCGGCGCTGATCTGGAACGACTGGAGGGTGCCCAGCGTCTGCCGGTGCTGTTCCAGCGCATCGAGCTGGAGCTGGCGCTCGCTCTCCGGATAGAAGCGGACCGCATCGGCGAAGTTTCCCTGCTGTATGAGCTGGTAGTAGCGCTCGACCATGCCGCGCGCCTTCAGGTCTATCTCGGAGGGGCCGCAGGCCGCGAGCGCGAGCAGGCATGACAGGACGACCGTTGCGCCGAATCTCTTCATGATATGCCCTCCTCCAGACACGGCCACGCGCGCGTTGCTCCTCAAAGGACGCACGATCAGACGGTGAATCCGCGCGTGCGCAGATATTCCCTGGCTTCGAGCGCGGTGAGCGC
Coding sequences within:
- a CDS encoding efflux RND transporter permease subunit, yielding MRDFSRFFVDRPIFAAVISILILTAGLIALPLLPVTEYPDVVPPTVQVRAVYPGANPKVIAETVATPLEEAVNGVENMMYMKSVAGSDGVMYLTVTFKPGTDVDLAQVQVQNRVSQASARLPEDVRRLGVTTDKQSPNLTMVVHLLSPDQTYDALYLRNYATLHVKDELARIPGVGMAMIFGGGDYSMRVWLDPDKVSARGLTAGDVVNAIREQNVQVSAGQIGAPPQPQTSDFTLSINAQGRLVTEEEFGDIVVKTGAGGELTRLRDVARIELGAADYALRSLLNNGQAVAVVIFQAPGSNTIELSNNVRARMAELATRFPADVKWDVVYDPTVFVRDSIKAVVTTLSEAVLLVVLVVILFLQTWRASIIPLIAVPVSIIGTFAVLLALGFSINTLTLFGLVLAIGIVVDDAIVVVENVERNIENGLTPLAAAHQAMREVSGPIIAIALVLVAVFVPISFLSGITGQFYRQFAVTIAISTVISAINSLTLSPALAAVLLKPRGAPPDLPTRVIDRLFGWLFRPFNHAFRGAAHFYAESGRPALRRAPLMLAVYAILIGATVVMFRTVPGGFIPTQDKLYLIGGVQLPAGSSLDRTEVVVRKMSELALGTDGVKDAVAFPGLNPMQFNNTPNSGTIFFGLDGFDARTRPAPEIVGELMGKFSGIQEAFAFAIMPPPILGIGTGSGYSLYVQDRAGVGYGELQNAVNGFAGALSQVPGMGFPFTSYQSNVPQLTAEIDRVKAKAQGLALTDVFETLQIYLGSSYVNDFNRFGRTYQVYAQADAPYRDQAEDITALRTRNLNGEMVPIGSVVTVSQTYGPDPVIRYNGYPAADLFGESDPRVMSSQQAISTIAGMAPRVLPAGMGFEWTDLSFQQVTQGNAALVVFPLSVLLVFLVLASLYESWTLPLAVILIVPMCLLFALCGIWLTGGDNNIFVQIGMAVLMGLACKNAILIVEFARELELEGKGVVEAAIEACRLRMRPIVMTSTAFIAGVIPMVFSSGAGSEVREVMGITVFSGMIGVTLFGLFLTPVFYVVLRKLVLRRQQKRENAA